Below is a window of Vicinamibacteria bacterium DNA.
GCCATTCGGATAGCGCGTGTAGTGCTTATCGAGGCGTCGCGCCGCCTCCAAGATGTCCGCGGGAGCCGAGATGCCGGCAGGCAAGGCCTCGGCGAGGCCTGTCACCGAGTGTCCCCAGGGCTCCCCACCCTTTTCCATGATAAGTCCCTCGAGCGCTTTTTCCGCCGACTGCTGTGCGGCGAACGCGCTCCATTCGAAATCGTCGTCGTCTCGCGCGTTCTCCGCGTGGCGCAGATCCCGATACGACTGCTCGCGCCAATCTCGCCACCGGTTCATGTCTTTCGGTAAACGCGCTTGACGTCATCGTATCATGTCGCCGTTTCCCATCTCAGTGTCCACGCCG
It encodes the following:
- a CDS encoding HEPN domain-containing protein, which translates into the protein MNRWRDWREQSYRDLRHAENARDDDDFEWSAFAAQQSAEKALEGLIMEKGGEPWGHSVTGLAEALPAGISAPADILEAARRLDKHYTRYPNGFAEGYPGKFYTRGEAEGAIADASQIIEFCRSHPPRSG